The Oncorhynchus gorbuscha isolate QuinsamMale2020 ecotype Even-year linkage group LG04, OgorEven_v1.0, whole genome shotgun sequence genome includes the window GGCTATGGAGCGTTGCGCATAACGTATGTAATGAAAAGGAAAGCACTTGACCATGTGGTGGGGTTGTGACACCGTGTGTGACCCGACGAGCAGGCACAAGCAACCAGTGGACCGGACAGCTCCTCTGAGACTCACTGCTATGCACTCTGAGGAGAAACAACAGTCTTAGGTTTTAACTTCAGTTGCATTTTTCATCTAACTGCAGTTGCGGGATTTATGCACAACAGGGTAAGTGTTATGTTTTACGAAGAGAATGATATGAGGATCATTTGAAAATTAAATGTATATTGTTTTTTGGTCGTATTCTTTGACAAACGGTTTAATAGAATGATCAGACTGCAACTATAATATATTTTTATCTCAAGTTTATGAGCTCTGAAATGTGAGCTGAAGAAAATTGTTTCTGCCATGCGATAGAGCAGCCCATTTAGTTTCATTCAGACGAGTTCTTTGGGCATCGCCAATGAGATGGAGTGCATAGTAACTTTGCCCTCATATTGAATGCTTTCCTGAATGTCTCTTTTTGGGGGTTCATTGTCCCGTATGTCGTCATGCATCTTATGTCATTATGTGCGTCTGTGACTGAAGGTTATGACATCATTAGATAATGGATACATTGCTGCTTATGTAATTTGTGGAGAGCGTGACTTTTGCCTTTGACCTTCACCTTACGATTCGATTTGAATTGTATGCATAACGTCTTAGCACCTACTTATATCAGACCATACTCAGACAGTAGATGCAATAAAACGGGACACATTAACAGACACCTGCCCAACAAACAAtacaatgccattacagtataaAATGGGGTCCGAAATTATTGCGAGCCTAGATAAAGAGCAAAAATGACACTCTAAAATAAACTATTCAAATACTGGGCTACAGGTAActtccaaaataatggaaacgcTTGAGTAAACGAGGgatacacctgtcaggtgggtggattatcttggtaatGGAGAAATGCTagctaaaaaataaacaaatttgtgcatatCATTTGAAATAAATATTTTCTGTGCATTTGGTAAAttcctgggatcttttatttcagctcatgaaacatggaaccaacattacatgatgcgtttatatttgtgttcagtatagtataaaataatataatttcaaaaCAATTTTAGAGCATACAaaatagctcagtatttgaattatttattttacacagtaatttttgctcatctttatcaaggttgTCAATATCTTCAGACCCCACTCTATATTTCTATATCACAGCCATCATTATCTGAAATGATGACTTCATTCGGGTTTAGAAATTGCCAGCAGGTGTTAAACGCAGGCCCCTGGTGGCCCCTCAGGTTTAATTCCAGGTGCATCCCTCCCAGAGGTAGAGGAAGCACTCAGCCTAACGAAGCACACATCAATCTATACCAAGGTCCATTTTCAGGTTAAACAGCTCCATGCAAAATCCCCTGTTCAGGAGGACTAGTGCTCAAATGTCTCCCATATATCCCAATGCCTGGGCTGGTTTGAGGGCAGGGAGAATGGCCCCTCATGTGCCTCCATAATGGCCCCTTCATGAAGCTCCCTGACAAAGGAGCAAAAGACACTATCTACTTTATCTACTTCATCACAACAATTATCAGTAACAAAACTTATTTTTTTCCATCagacaaaaaaatgtatcacacAAATGTCTGCAAAATTGGAACAGTGATTCTAGCTGATGTTAGACCCAAATGTTTCTAAGAGATTTCAAAATTATGGAAACTAGTTTTTGATCTTTTCAAGGAGTGGTTTTGAGGAGAAACCTCAAACATAAACAAAGATTTGGGAGCTTTCTGTGAAGTCAAGAGTATTTTGATAGAGGTTTCTTGATTTGGTTTGTCTTTAGTATAGTTTCTCCACACTGCTACAGGTGGAAACCGGGTGACCCATGTTACCTACTGAATGATGACTTAGCCTCTGGGTCACTGTGTTTGCGTTTACACAGGTAGCCcaatttgtatattttttttcaCTAATTCGTCTTTTGACCAATAAgatctgaaaaagatctgatgtgattggtcaaaagaccaattagtggggggaaaaaagatcagaattgggctgcctgtgtaaatgcagcctgtGTGCAGTCCGATCGGATTCCAGGCTACAGAGTGAATAGCTGCAGACTCAGACTGGATCACTTTCCAGCCCAATGCATTATTCATCTAAAGGATAGATGACACAGAAACACAGGGTATATCCGACCTTGCTGTAGTGTAGCTTCACTGTGCACTGTTCCGATTAAAGGCACAGTGGCAACACTTTGCTTAAAGCATGCAGGTGTAATGCTTATAACTTGTTATAAGAATGTTTAAGCCTTTATATTGTCTTACAATTTTAAGTCTCTATAACATTTCAACTTAAATGATCATAAACTCTTGAGTATACAACTTTCATGATTAGGTGCTGGGACATATACCTTCTTTGGACAATATGCCATTGGGCAGTTTTCTAGGAATTGTATAAAGGATGcagtatcaatcaatcaatcaaatatatttataaagcccttcttacatcagacgatgtcacaaagtgctgtatagaaacccagcctaaaaccccaaacagcaagcaatgcagatgtagaagcacggtggctaggaacaactccccAGGAAGTccagaacctagagaggaaccaggctctgaggggtggccagtcctcttctggctgtgccgggtggagattataacagaacatggccaagatattaaaatgttcatagatgaccagcaggatcagataataatcacagtggtcgtagagggtgcaacagcacctcaggagtaaatgtcagttggcttttcatagccgatcattcagagttagagacagcaggtgtggtagagagagagtacaaaacagcaggtccgggacaaggtagcacgtccagtgaacagtaTGTGGGTTGAAACGATCAAGGAATGcactttttcttttcttttttacatTTGCTCAACATTAACCTAGTAGTTGATGTGAAGTTAAAGTGGGGGGAATAAGTACTTGATTCACTGAtgattacttaaaaatcatacaatgtgattttctggatttttgttttagattccgtctctcacagttgaagtgtacctatgataaaaattacagacctctacatgctttgtaagtaggaaaactggcagtgtatcaaatacttgttctccccactgtatgcttTAAGTGCATGCTTTGAAAAAACAATATTGcgtaaaaaaatgtatatgtcATTGAAATATAGTGATCTAATAATAGCACATAACATGAGACATTTCATTTGTCATAACCtgccataatatggtcataacactgtcattacacatatatttagacctgttgtgacatatgtAGCATTATTTTATGGCCGGTAATGAcccctacataagagtgtcaaaacccacgAAACCTAtcacacaaggcaaaacattccattacaccatagcCTTCTTGTCAACAGTATGTTTGTTATACAACATTTTCCATAATTGACCATACATGCACCTACTCCagtgctctgttgctgatgactgggatgaacaCAGGAGCAGGACTAGACACCCTCTTTTTGATTGATGACTGACATAAGGGCATGTACGTGACaggcctatctggcttatatgattatGGTGGTCCTCATGCTTCTTGACagagtcataaagtgtattttcttagtccaagtaaagtgacacaggatggtcctaatgcttcttgacagagtcataaagtgtattttctactTCCGACTGTGAAGaattcattacaacaacaaaggaatTAAGAAACAAACATTCAAACAAAAGGAAACTTATTTGCAgggaaaaaacacatttgaataaatgtgggtttgacactcttatgtaggctATCATAACCAACCATAAAAAAGCACAATATTtatcacaacaggtgtaaatatatgggtcatgacagtgttatgacctaTTATGACAGATTGTGACACGTTATGTCAACTGTtgtgacatggttatgaccgtgtCATAATGTGTTAGGACGCTGGGTGTCGAGTAAAGTGTTACCGAAATTTCAATTATGCCTAGAGATAACCTCAACAGATTGAACAGAGTGGATTTCTAAGAGTTGTTCCATTACCAGAGGCACACAATGTCCTAATTGGAGACAGCCATCTGACTGAGCtgctgtgtgtgttcccaaataaTTGGCCACAGGAGACAGTGGATCCAAGGGACTTGCAGAATCCATGTCAATGAAAAAGTTGAGGTCATCGATGAACCATAACCATAGATTTCAGGACTGCCAGTCCATTGTTTTGGTACACTGGATAACTTCAACTTAACTTACATTTTTGCTTCAGATAACTTCTATTTGGGACCATGGTTGGCAAGCAGGGGAGGCAATGGAGGTCGATGTGCAAAGGACTTGTCCTGGGTACCCTACTCACTAGCTGTATGATCCTGCTCTACTGCCTTTCTGCTCCACAGGCCCACTTCAACCTGCCTGAGTAAGCCTCATCCATACTCTTCTTACTGGGGGGGGGATGTTGGTGCAATGGTTGGGCATCCTTTGAAGTATATATTGCATCAACAACATTCAGTAGCAATATACATGTATATGATATAGCCCACAGATGATACAGATACTTTTATTTGCCATATGAATGATGGTAGTACGCTACTGTACTATGGGAGGCAAAAGGAGTTTTCTATAACATTGCATGATGGTAAATCAGTCAATAACATTGGTAATTtgataatgtgttgtatttgtaCGCGTGCTCTCCATAGGGGTCCAGTGCCTTACTCCTGTTCCCATCGACCTGCTCAAGCCCACACCAGACTTTTCAAAAACAGCTCACACCATTCACCGGGGCAGACAGGCACCTGCACTCCCAAAGTGGACATCATGTTCATGAAAACCCACAAGACAGCTAGCAGCACACTCCTCAACATTCTCTTCCGATTCGGAGAGAAGCACCGGCTCAAGTTTGCCTTCCCAAACAGCCGTAATGACTTCTTCTACCCCTACCCATTCCAGCGCTCCCAGGTCAAGGACTACAGGCCTGGCATGTGCTTCAATATCATCTGCAACCACATGCGCTTCAACGCACCTGAGGTGGCCAAGGTGCTTCCTACAGACACCTCCTATATCACCATCCTCAGAGACCCGGCTGAGCTCTTTGAATCCTCCTTCCATTACTTTGGCCGCCTGGTGCCCATGACCTGGAAAATACCAGGCGAGGACAAGTTGGGGGAGTTCCTGCGCGAACCCCGCCACTACTTTGACCCCAATGGCTTCAACTCCTTCTACCTCAAGAATCTGCTGTTCTTCGACTTTGGGCAGGAAAACACTCTGGAGCTGGGCGACCCGCGGGTAGAGGAGGGCATCCGGGCCATCGCAGGCCGCTTCCAGCTGGTCATGCTGGTGGAGCACTTTGATGAGTCCCTCATGCTGCTCAAGGACGCCCTCTGCTGGGAGATGGATGACCTGCTCTTCTTCAAGCTCAACGCCCGGAAGGACTCCACCGTGTCTAAACTGACCCCGGAGCTGAGGGTCAAGGCCCTGCAGTGGAATGCCGTGGACTGGAGGCTTTACCAACACTTTAACGTCACCTTCTGGAGGAAGGTGGATGCATATGGACGCCAGCGAATGGCCGACGATGTGGCGGAGCTCCAGAGGAGGAACGCAGTGATGGCGGCAGTCTGTATCGAGGGAGGCCATGCTGTGGACGCAGGGAGCATCCAGGAGACAGCCATGCAGCCCTGGCAGCCCATCGGGGAGAAGTCAATCATGGGCTACAACCTGAAAAATAATGTGGACAAGGCCCACCGCAAGCTGTGCCTTAAGATGCTCACCCCAGAGCTGCAGTACCTGACAGAGCTGGGGGTCAACCTTTGGATCACTAAACTGTGGGGTCATGTGAGAGACGTGATCAACTGGTGACTAGAGGGTGATTAGAGAGACACGAGCCATGGACCAAGAGAGTGCGGCTGTGGGTGTGTGCCTGCTTGTGTGAGAGCCCCTATTGGATTGCATAGCCTCCAAGGCCTGAATGCCTGCAGAAGATCATAAGGGGTTTGGTTTTGCATAGCCTTCTCAATCATGGTATGatgaactcttcctctgtgtcagCAGTATTGACTTGTTTGCCTTAAATACAGTACATGTTTGCAGTATGTAATGTACCTGATAGGTGCTTGAGAACCGCAGCGTTTGCGTTAGAATCTGAAGATAAGCATAAGCATCCCTCTTTAAAATGTATGTGTTTATAGGTATAGTATACTGCATACCCTTTATACCCTCAGCCCTGCCAATCTTAGAGTATTTTTGAAATAAAGACTAAATTAAAAAGATGTCTGTTGATTTGACTTATCAAGGTTGTTCGCAAAGTTAATAGTTAAAAAATTATGTCTTGATGTGCATTTTGCTTTACTTTTCAAGACGTATATCTAGAAATCACATCATCTCAATTTTACAAGTTATGTTTGTAACAACATAATTGTAATAACACCAGGTCATGTAATAACTTATAATATTGTACTACTTTACACCCACTTTAGACGTCATGTTTGTAACAACATAATTGTAATAACACCAGGTCATGTAATAACTTATATTGTACTACTTTACTCCCACTTTAGAAGTCATGCTTGTAACAACAGATAATTGTAATAACACCATGTCATGTAATAACTTTTAATAATGTACTACTCTTTCTGGATTATGTTATAAATCACCAGATAACGTAATTGTTTAACAGATAACATAATACCTTTTTCTTGATAACGTAATAATATTACATTTTTCTGTGATTATTCTGTGAATAAAAAAGTATTAGACCAATTAGAAGAACATCTGTAGAAAAAAAGATCCGAAATAGGCTGCCTGTGTTAACGCAGCCCATGTGATTCAGTTGAACCCGCAGCATGCCGAGTttaccctgtctctttctcccaaaCAGGACTATGTAGATTGATGGGATATCTCAGCGCAGCGGCTCCTTTCTATCCATTGCTTCCGTCTTTGATTGGTCAGCTtccgggaggaggaggagtgtggttGGCAAGGGAAATAAGTGTGGGTAATAAGTAACTAAAAGACATACAACATTATTGTAGATAGAAGAGTATAGAATAAGATGAAAGGTAGAAATATAGGATGTTTTTTCCTTGTTCTTTATTTTCTTCATTTATTTAAAGGTTTTGGGCTACTATCCCATCGCGTGTGATTTGTCTTGCTTCTTGTTTTGTGATTTGTCTTGCTTCTTGTTTTGTGAATTGTCTTGCTTCTTGTTTTGTGAATTGTCTTGCTTCTTGTTTTGTGAATTGTCTTGCTTCTTGTTTTGTGATTTGTCTTGCTTCTTGTTTTGTGATTTGTCTTGCTTCTTGTTTTGTGATTTGTCTtgcttcttttcttcttcttctggcTTTCCATGTGTTGAGTTTAAGGCTGAGTGTTTAGATCTGAGCCTGGGTCCGGGAAGGGGTCAGGTGGGGGCTTGGATAGGAACCCTGTTTTGGGTAAGGGGTACCGGGGTTTGGGTACGGACTCGATTTAGGGTAACTAAGGGGTATAGTTGTGTAGTTTTATTTTAGGACAGGTGTCCagtagggtggagagaggagtgtcCTTGTAATGAATGCTTCTTCAATTGTTTTCTTTAGTGATAGGTTATATTTTGCTTTGGAAATGTATTGTTTTCCTAACAGGTCCAGGCATTCAGTGATGGTTTTCATGCCAGAGATATCATGGAGGTAGGTAACAGTTAAGTTGCTTTGGAGGTGGTAGACTGCTCTTATTGCGGTGTTCTGCATGACTTgtagtttgtttgtttttaaagtTTGGCTGATGACATTATCCAGGCTGGGGAGGAGTACTCGAAAACAGCCTGATGTAGCTCCGGTACACTTTCAGTAATGTAGTTGGAACTGCTCCGGTACTCCTCCCACACAGGGCTTTTAGATGTTTTATTCATTTTCTTTCTGTTTTGAGGTTTTGAATGTGTATTATCCATTTCATATCTTGCTGGAATATCACCCCCAGGAACTTAGCATTTTCGTCTGTCTTTAGGTTTAGTCTTTAAAGGTGTTTAAACAGTATAATTGATCAATACACCATCATAACAGGTAATTTAATGCTTAAAAAAAAAAGGATGAACAAGATATTTGGCTACAGACGTGCTATTTCTTACCGAAATCTACTGCTTTGGTCCAAAAACCAATTTTGAGAAATTACTTCAACACATACTGGAGGAGTTAGTGGGTAAACTAACAAGTGGCTAGCTATGTTTGAAGCGGCGTGCATGACCAGAATGACACATCAATGAACCACCAAAAGCACACCCCATTTCTGTTAGAAAATTTAGAAAAAGGTGTTGGACAGTTTTTTTGTGCGAATAGTAGACCTAGTCCAGGTAGCAGATATAGTAGTCCAGGTAGCAGATAATGGACACTAAGGGTGGGTTGCACCAACATGGATGAACTCTTAAACTGGGTTAAATCAAGGTTTATCTGTTAATCTTGTTGCACCAAATGTTAAACCTAGTTTAAAATTAATCCTAGTTATATGAAATCCTTCCTCTAATCGAAGATTAGTTTTCACTTTAAACTTAGATTAATTTTCTGCCTGTTGCTCaatgaattaaaaaatatatgtaaactAAGCTTGGAGTTTAATTCTAAACTGCCACTTGAGATGGTTTAAAATGGCAGCATATCTACTGTGGAGAGACCAAAACGAGTTCCTCTGTCACGTCGGTAGAAAGggtcgggagacaggcgcaggaatgcgtaatagtttttttttattatACCCAAATTGCAGCATGCGGTGTAAAGGCaaggggacgaagaccaaacaaacactatacaaaacacagggtagaaacccaaacaaaagagcgaggagtacctccaataaataacacaagcgcacaatgattaacacacgggatgaaacccgtaatcatctgcgcaatccacaatggcacgaaagccaaaacacacagcacaggtactcacacaaaccaacggacattgtaacaataaccgACCGGACACTGGTAAACCAAGGACCcacttatacaattactaataACCGGGAATAGGAGCCAGGTATGCATAATGAATTTTATGATAATTAACATATTATTAGTAGgctgttggggcggcagggtagcctagtggttagagcgttggactagtaaccggaaggttgcaagttcaaatccccaagctgacaaggtacaaatctgtctttctgcccctgaacaggcagttaacccactgttcctaggccgtcattgaaaataagaatttgttcttaactgacttgcctagtaaaataaaggtaaaataaaaaataaaataaaaaattagtaGGCTATTTACGTGCCCATTTTGTACAACAATTGAATTGGGGCTTATGATATGCCCATCCTTGGTAGAAGTATGATGTTATGTAAGTTTTAACATGCATTATAGTCATTGATATTTACCAGTTATTTATGCTAGCTAAATATTTGTGGGTCAAGTTGTCTGTCGTCATCATAGGGGTTATGGAGAGGGGCAAACTATTGGGGAATCATCTCACATATCTTTTGGGTGATAGGATCCCCTTGGACAGAGGCCCCCCTCTGATTTGGGTCCCTCTTCTCTTTAATCCGTGTCGATCCATTACATTTGTTGCATAAAATGGCCCAGGCAGTCGTGTTGTCTGTCTTTGTATCCTCCAGTACGTTACTAAATTCCTCCATCTGCTCCGACAAGAGTTTTTTTTTCCATAAGAGTAtgaatgctatgctagctagcttggtttataaactagctagctacagttgctaacgttagctaacaaatTTGTTTTCTCTCTAGTACTGGCAAATAACACATTTTAATTTCAAATCATCCAATTTAATTGTTGcatcttgttgtgttgttgtcctccggtggctagctagctagttaaaatggtccctttcctaaattagccattgttggagatagggatttggattTGTGgatttacttaattctccgtactaTCCAATGATTATAACGGCGATTATGATCCAACCATAaaaggatggaagttcaatatgtagctagctgtagtaggctaatgttaactaccTGGCCTGGCGCATTGTTGCCCATGAAAgtaagttaggctagcgagcaagcattttagccaggtagcctaggacaacaacaaCTAAAAGCATGTACTATATGACAGAGTCTAAGCATagatgatttgatgatgttgaaatggtgctggaataatgGAGGCAGaccctgttttctttgcgactcgcagtaactctctgtggttctaaattaATTAATTTAGTAGTccaaaaatgtcagaaacattaacttgcttgaccatgctgtaggccAAGTAACTGTTTgctacatgcaatatgctttgtggacttcactggacagaggtTGCGCTCctgttttgtgatgaaacaaaggtgtggtttaCTTTATTCTACCAGTTTGTCTATATATCATGGTGGCAaggtatatgaactaacaggttatagagcaaacaacacaattatcacaacacatactgTAGTTTGTAATATTttttctggcttggcttccccagtgattttacccaatACTGATGAGAATTATAGTTATTGCATTCTACCCATGTTGCCTTTCGGGtactacctgagacatgaaacagataggtgggagggtaTACAGGCTGTTGCCAATTTATTAATGCGCAATTTGCCTAAATGGGTAATGGAAACACTTCAACCACAACATTTTTATTCATCATTAGTTTTTGgcgaaaaataaataaatattggtGTGACGTCGTTACTTCCAGCTGTATACTGTTATTTAGGGTAGCTCTCATTGTTTTGTTTTACTgcagagcccctagtcccactcaatCAGCCTCGGTTTGCTCCCTTGCCTCCCTTGCAACTGgcccaagacccccccccccgcttcttcttcacccaaatccagacagctgacgTCCTGAAAGAGCTGCAGAATCTGGATCGCTACagatcagctgggctagacaatctggaccctctcctaaaattatccgccaccattgtcgcaacccGTTACATTCCTAAATATTGGAAAGCCGcctcggtcatccccctcttcaaagggggagacactcgaCCCAAACTGtgacagacctatatccattctgccctgcctttctaaagtattCGAatgccaagtgaacaaacagatcactgaccatcttgaatcccactgtaccttctccgctatgcaaccCGGTTTCTGAGC containing:
- the LOC124033395 gene encoding galactosylceramide sulfotransferase-like; translation: MVGKQGRQWRSMCKGLVLGTLLTSCMILLYCLSAPQAHFNLPEGPVPYSCSHRPAQAHTRLFKNSSHHSPGQTGTCTPKVDIMFMKTHKTASSTLLNILFRFGEKHRLKFAFPNSRNDFFYPYPFQRSQVKDYRPGMCFNIICNHMRFNAPEVAKVLPTDTSYITILRDPAELFESSFHYFGRLVPMTWKIPGEDKLGEFLREPRHYFDPNGFNSFYLKNLLFFDFGQENTLELGDPRVEEGIRAIAGRFQLVMLVEHFDESLMLLKDALCWEMDDLLFFKLNARKDSTVSKLTPELRVKALQWNAVDWRLYQHFNVTFWRKVDAYGRQRMADDVAELQRRNAVMAAVCIEGGHAVDAGSIQETAMQPWQPIGEKSIMGYNLKNNVDKAHRKLCLKMLTPELQYLTELGVNLWITKLWGHVRDVINW